In Methanobrevibacter woesei, the genomic window CATGATCTGCAAAAATAACACACTCACCCTGAGCCAAATCCAAACCAACATTACGCCCAGTACCCGGAAAACCAGAATTAACATCCAAAAAAACAGAAGAAACATTACTATAACAAGAATCAAGCTCTTTTAATAAGTTAATAGTGTATTTATCATCGGATGCATCATCAACAAAAATAACCTCAATATTCTCAAAACCAATAGTCTGACACATAAAAGACTCAAAAGTCTCAACCAAAAAATCCCCAGTATTAAACGTAGGAACAACAACAGATACCTTATATTTATCCATTCTTATCACCCATCATTCCATTATAGAGATTGATATATTGATTTAACATTTCTTCCCTAGATTTAATCTTTATTTTTGATAATGCATCAATTTTATTTAAATAATCTTCATTGGATATGCTAATTAGTTTATTGTAAATATCAAGCGGATTTTGAGGATTTA contains:
- a CDS encoding glycosyltransferase family 2 protein encodes the protein MDKYKVSVVVPTFNTGDFLVETFESFMCQTIGFENIEVIFVDDASDDKYTINLLKELDSCYSNVSSVFLDVNSGFPGTGRNVGLDLAQGECVIFADH